The Pseudomonas sp. HOU2 DNA window ACCGTTACGCCATAACGGCTACAACGCCTTGCGCCGTTACCTACGCGTACGCCAGAATCCGCCGGCTTACACGGCTATGGGGCGGGCTGTATCGTTTCCCTGTCACTGAAAATCAGTGATCGGGTTTGGTAGCCCGTCTTGAATTGTCGTTCTTGCGACACCTCCAAATGCTGCCTCTTATTGAGAACGGCTTTGTATGGTGGTCATGCGTGGGGCTCATTCGTGAGCGCCGGGTTTTGCCAATTCGACCGGTCTACCAACCCGCGCATGGCCGCCACCCATCGTTTGGTAGCGAGGGGTGATGGCTCCCATTTTTCAAATTGGAGCTTCATCTATGTTCAAAGCCACACCCAACCCCCCAAACACCTCGATCCCGTACGACCCAGCGCTCGAACCGCAGAAGATAAAAGCGGCAACCGACCGCGCCATCAACTTCTACCTCAACCCCGGCGCACTGAAGATTTCGATCCCTACAGCCTCGTCACGCCAGTCGAGCAGAATCTTCCTCATCGACCCCACCGTGGACGAGGAAACCTTGCTCGTCGAAGCCTGCGAATCTCTGGCCGCCGCCAGCGACATGGCCCGCGACATCGGCGACACCGTCGACCACTCACAGCGCCGGGCCATGCTGATGCTGCATCAGGTGATCATGCTCAGTGAACTGATGGTCAACCGGGTACTGGACGGCCGCCGCGTCCCGAACTAATCACCGGTCCCCTGTAGGAGCTGCCGCAGGCTGCGATCTTTTGATCTTGTTTTTCAAGATCAAGATCAAGATCAAAAGATCGTCCGAACGCGGCCCGAGCCTGCGGCAGCTCCTACAGGTCGTAATCCTTTCAAAGTACCTTGATCGGAGTTCCAACTGATGCCCGAAACCCCAACCAATCCGCCGATCACAGAATCGGTATCACCCTACGAATCCCACAACTCCAAAAAACTCCACGAAGCCGCCGAACGCGCCCTCGACCACTACCTCGCGCCCGCGCAAATCATGGCGACGCCCTACACCCCCAGCAGCATGTTCCTGGTCAACCCGCAAACCGACACCGAGTCCCTGCTGGCCAACGCCTGCGAATCCCTGGCCTCGGCCACGGTGATGCTCGGCGATTTCGCCGGGACGCTGGAAGGGGCGAG harbors:
- a CDS encoding DUF6124 family protein; its protein translation is MPETPTNPPITESVSPYESHNSKKLHEAAERALDHYLAPAQIMATPYTPSSMFLVNPQTDTESLLANACESLASATVMLGDFAGTLEGASRNTVLGIAQVVMLGELAVNQALDNVVPKE